A single Anopheles arabiensis isolate DONGOLA chromosome 2, AaraD3, whole genome shotgun sequence DNA region contains:
- the LOC120895467 gene encoding ras-like GTP-binding protein RhoL: MTITGTSNGGGGGGGGMRPLKVTTVGDGMVGKTCMLITYTQNEFPSEYVPTVFDNHACNIVVDGADYALTLWDTAGQEDYERLRPLSYPNTDCFLICYSISNRTSFDNVLSKWYPEIRHFAPSVPIVLVGTKSDLRVPGSEKFVTTAEGKKLKHKIKAYALVECSAKRKLNLAEVFDEAVRAVEKKPHAGPRMCTIL, encoded by the exons ATGACGATCACTGGTACGagtaatggtggtggtggcggcggcggtggaatGCGGCCCCTGAAGGTAACGACGGTCGGCGACGGTATGGTCGGGAAGACCTGCATGCTCATCACCTACACGCAGAACGAGTTCCCGAGCGAGTACGTCCCGACCGTGTTCGACAATCACGCGTGCAACATTGTGGTGGACGGGGCCGATTACGCGCTAACGCTGTGGGACACGGCCGGCCAGGAAGATTACGAACGGTTGCGACCGCTCAGCTATCCAAAC ACCGACTGTTTCCTCATCTGCTACTCCATATCGAACCGCACATCTTTCGATAACGTGCTGTCCAAGTGGTACCCGGAGATAAGACATTTTGCACCCTCCGTACCGATCGTGCTTGTcg GCACCAAGAGCGATCTGCGTGTGCCCGGGTCGGAGAAGTTCGTCACCACGGCGGAGGGCAAGAAGCTGAAGCACAAAATCAAAGCCTACGCGCTGGTGGAATGTTCCGCGAAGCGGAAGCTCAACCTTGCCGAGGTGTTTGACGAGGCGGTGCGCGCTGTCGAGAAGAAACCACACGCCGGACCGCGGATGTGTACGATACTATAG
- the LOC120896380 gene encoding replication factor C subunit 4 has translation MQAFLKTGRTTGESSAAGPGGDSGTTTATKRPKHSVPWVEKYRPKSVDDVVEQAEVVAVLRESLSTTDLPNLLLYGPPGTGKTSTILAAARQLFGDMFKERILELNASDDRGIAVIRNKVKTFAQLTASGTRTDGKPCPPFKIVILDEADAMTHAAQAALRRTMEKETKTTRFCLVCNYVSRIIEPITSRCTKFRFKPLGEEKIIERLRYICDQEGVTVDDGVYKDIVDISGGDLRRAITTLQSCHRLKGAQARIERQDILEMSGVVPERYLEEFISVCKSSNYSKLEEYVQNLSYDAYSVGQLFEQLTEYIVYNDGLTEKQKAVICDKLGECCFRLHGGGSEYIQIMDLGCVTIQALKDQ, from the exons ATGCAAGCATTCCTGAAAACTGGTCGCACAACGGGCGAGAGCTCGGCAGCCGGCCCCGGCGGCGATAGcggcacaacaacagcaaccaagCGGCCAAAGCACAGCGTACCATGGGTCGAAAAATA cCGGCCGAAAAGCGTCGACGATGTGGTGGAACAAGCGGAAGTGGTTGCCGTGTTACGCGAAAGCCTTTCCACCACCGATCTGCCGAATCTGCTGCTGTACGGACCACCCGGCACCGGTAAAACCAGCACAATCCTTGCAGCGGCGAGACAGCTGTTCGGCGACATGTTCAAGGAGCGCATTCTCGAGCTGAATGCGTCGGACGACCGTGGCATTGCGGTCATTCGCAACAAGGTGAAAACGTTCGCCCAGCTGACGGCGAGCGGGACACGGACGGACGGTAAGCCCTGTCCACCGTTCAAAATCGTCATCCTGGATGAGGCCGACGCGATGACGCACGCAGCGCAGGCCGCCCTGCGCCGCACGATGGAGAAGGAAACGAAAACGACACGGTTCTGTCTGGTGTGCAACTACGTGTCGCGCATTATCGAACCGATCACATCGCGCTGTACCAAGTTTCGCTTCAAACCGCTGGGGGAGGAGAAGATCATCGAGCGGCTGCGTTACATCTGCGACCAGGAGGGCGTTACTGTGGACGATGGCGTTTACAAGGACATTGTGGACATTTCCGGCGGCGATTTGCGGCGAGCGATTACCACGCTGCAATCCTGCCACCGGTTGAAAGGTGCCCAGGCGCGCATCGAAAGGCAGGACATACTGGAGATGTCCGGCGTGGTGCCGGAACGCTATCTGGAGGAATTTATCTCGGTGTGCAAAAGCTCCAACTACAGCAAGCTGGAGGAGTATGTACAAAACCTGTCGTACGATGCGTACAGCGTGGGCCAGCTGTTTGAGCAGCTGACGGAGTACATTGTGTACAATGACGGTCTTACGGAAAAGCAAAAGGCAGTGATCTGTGACAAGCTTGGT GAATGTTGCTTCCGATTACATGGCGGAGGGTCGGAATATATTCAAATCATGGATTTAGGGTGCGTTACCATTCAGGCTCTCAAAGATCAGTGA
- the LOC120896381 gene encoding transcription initiation factor TFIID subunit 9, whose product MDLQSTDREKGEKVKIVNQVKHIPKDAQVVMSILKELGATDYEPRVINQLLEFTYRYVTCILDDAKIYANHARKKVIELDDVKLATQMILDKAFTRPPPRDVLLEISRVRNATPLPLIKTHCGLRLPPDRYCLSACNYKLRAAQQPKRMSKSALEGRSSLKSGKGAAGGADGGVKRPSVQSTPKTQVVSIPKPVFKFSTAPKTTPAAAAAKPVKTSVTAMGSNGAAAVGNAGTAGAVEIKMETDDQFGEAANGGNKRKREEDDFEVVE is encoded by the exons ATGGAT CTTCAAAGTACCGACCGAGAGAAGGGGGAGAAGGTGAAGATAGTTAACCAGGTGAAGCACATCCCGAAAGATGCTCAGGTGGTGATGTCGATCTTGAAGGAGCTTGGTGCGACCGACTACGAGCCGCGGGTCATTAACCAGCTCCTGGAATTTACCTACC GATACGTAACGTGCATTCTGGACGACGCCAAAATATACGCCAACCATGCGCGCAAGAAGGTGATCGAGCTGGACGATGTGAAGCTGGCCACGCAAATGATTCTCGACAAAGCGTTTACCCGGCCGCCGCCCCGTGACGTACTGCTGGAGATTTCACGCGTCCGCAACGCCACACCGCTGCCGCTGATAAAGACGCACTGTGGATTACGCCTGCCGCCGGACCGCTACTGCCTTTCGGCGTGCAACTACAAGCTGCGTGCGGCACAGCAACCGAAGCGCATGAGCAAATCCGCCCTGGAGGGACGGTCGTCGCTCAAGTCGGGTAAAGGAGCGGCCGGCGGTGCGGACGGTGGCGTCAAGCGCCCATCCGTGCAGTCGACACCGAAAACGCAGGTGGTTAGCATTCCGAAACCGGTGTTCAAGTTTAGTACGGCTCCGAAGACGACACCTGCGGCTGCGGCAGCCAAACCGGTCAAGACGTCGGTCACGGCCATGGGCAGCAATGGAGCGGCGGCAGTGGGCAACGCCGGTACAGCGGGAGCGGTCGAGATTAAGATGGAAACGGACGATCAGTTCGGCGAGGCAGCCAACGGAGGCAACAAGCGTAAGCGGGAGGAGGATGACTTTGAAGTAGTGGAGTAA